In Leopardus geoffroyi isolate Oge1 chromosome D1, O.geoffroyi_Oge1_pat1.0, whole genome shotgun sequence, the genomic stretch GGGCAGCtcgggagagggagcaggggcctggctggctgCCCCGTGCAGAGCCCTGCACAGACTCCACGGAGACCCTGCATTGTTCGGGCTGGTCTGGCGGAGGACGTGAGCAGGGTCCTGGTGCAGCTCTCCGGGGAGTGGGCCCTCCTCGAGGGGTCCCGATCCCCAGGCCGAGGCCGTCCCGCCTGGCTGAGGTGACTGAGGGCCACTCCGGTTCCTTTCCACCACCAGGGAGCCCTCGGGTGGGCAGGATCGTCATGTCTGCGGCCGCCAAGCACCTGACGCCCGTCACGCTGGAGCTGGGGGGCAAGAACCCCTGCTACGTGGACGACGACTGTGACCCCCAGACCGTGGCCAACCGCCTGGCCTGGTTCCGCTACTTCAACACCGGCCAGACCTGCGTGGCCCCCGACTACGTCCTGTGCAGCCCTGACACGCAGGAGCGGCTGCTGCCCGCCCTGCGGAGCGCCATCACCCGCTTCTACGGCGAGGACCCCCGGAGCTCCCCGAACCTGGGCCGCATCATCAGCGACAAGCACTTCCAGCGGCTCCGAGGCCTGCTGGGCTGTGGCCACGTGGCCATTGGCGGCCAGAGCGACGAGAGCGAGCGCTACATCGGTGAGCCTGCCGTCCTGCCACGACCCCCGTGGGAAGGCCCGTCCATGATGCGGGTCCTGCCTGGGCCGCGAGTCTGGGCCACGAGGCTCCCACCTGGGCCGCGAGTCTGGGTTGCGAGTCTGGGCTGCGAGTCTGGGCCGCGAGGCTCCCACCTGGGCCGCGAGTCTGGGCCGCGAGTCTGGGCCGCGAGGCTCCCACTTAGGCCGCGAGTCTGGGCCGCGAGGCTCCCACCTGGGCCCCGAGGCTCCCACGGCTGCACTGGCCGCGCCCAGCCTGGACCCCGGCTCTGGGAAGACCGCTGGGAGACGCGGGCGCTCCGCCTCAGCCCCGGCCAGGCTGGAGAACCCCTCACGGTCCTTCCTGGGGGCCGTGGGGACACGGTCTTCCCCAGAAGGTCCCTGAGCCCTGCCcgaggcccccctccccagggctgagCCGCCCCCTGTGCCCGCAGCCCCCACCGTGCTGGTGGACGTGGAGGAGACGGAACCCGTGATGCAGGAGGAGATCTTCGGACCCATCCTGCCCATCGTGAACGTGAGGAGCCTGGACGAGGCCATCGACTTCATCAACCGTCGGGAGAAGCCCCTGGCCCTGTACGCCTTCTCCAACAACAAACAGGTGGGGGCTCGGGTGGGGCTGGGTAGGGGTCGgacagaggtagagacagaggcCAGCAGTGGATGGTGGGGTGGTtgcagcagaggggaggtggctctAGGACTGGAGTGGACCAAAGGGACTGCAGGGTGAGGGGTCCTGTTTCTCTGGGACAGTCagacctcctctccctcccatctaAGCCACCGTCTCCTGGGCCTTTAGAGAGCAGCCCCCAGAACCTCCCCCCGGGGTTCAGTGTCCCTGCTCTATCAGCCCCCACCTCGGTCTTCCTCATTATCTGGGCTGGTGAACAAGGGTCCCCTTCCAGCACCTGGCTCATCGAAGGCACATGTGGCATGGGGTGGAATGACAGCGGAGGGTGACGGACCAGACGACACAGGCAGGAcgagccccccccgcccccccctgaCCGGCTCACCCGCTGTGGGCAGCCTGGGAGCCTCCAGGGCACTGGGTGGGCGTCCTCAGTTCGGGGCCCACCTTCCCCTCTCGCCCAGCTCCCACGAGATCCCTCGTAGGTTGGACAGGactttttttcaataaactttttattttggagtaaTTTTAGATCTACAGAAGATAAGAGCCAGTCCAGGGAGCCCCACTATATCCCACAAACAGCTGTCCTTATTTAAGGGCCCGTGTGTTGGTCCAAACTAAGTAGCTGAGGCTGGTGTGTTACCGTTAACTCTACTTCATATTTGATACGGATTTTGCCAGCTTTCTTTCCAGCCTCAAGATCCAAGCTAGGGCCCCACGTTGCATTCAGCTGTCATGGCTCTTCTGGCCTGTGACCATCTCTCAGCTTGAGAGCTACTGGCAAGGTCTCCGGCACACCGTCCCCACTTTCAGCGGTCTGTGGTATTGCCCATGAGAGAATTACCACGGAAGCAAGCGCTGGCCTCTGCCGTCCTATCAGGGATCCGCAGGATCCACACTTCGCGGGTGAGGTTAACCTTCACCACTTGGCCGAGGTCTTGTCCGCCAGGGGTCTCCACCAAGAGAACTTCCTCTTTGGGAACGGTCACTAGCCCCCCT encodes the following:
- the ALDH3B1 gene encoding aldehyde dehydrogenase family 3 member B1 isoform X8, which produces MDPFADTLRRLREAFSAGRTRPAEFRAAQLRGLGRFLQEHKQLLQEALAQDLHKSAFESEVSEISISQSEINLALRNLRAWMKDEKVPKNLATQLDSAFIRKEPFGLVLVIAPWNYPVNLTLVPLVGALAAGNCVVLKPSEFSRSTEKVLAEVLPRYLDQSCFAVVLGGPQETGQLLEHKFDYIFFTGSPRVGRIVMSAAAKHLTPVTLELGGKNPCYVDDDCDPQTVANRLAWFRYFNTGQTCVAPDYVLCSPDTQERLLPALRSAITRFYGEDPRSSPNLGRIISDKHFQRLRGLLGCGHVAIGGQSDESERYIAPTVLVDVEETEPVMQEEIFGPILPIVNVRSLDEAIDFINRREKPLALYAFSNNKQPQDPS
- the ALDH3B1 gene encoding aldehyde dehydrogenase family 3 member B1 isoform X7, with translation MDPFADTLRRLREAFSAGRTRPAEFRAAQLRGLGRFLQEHKQLLQEALAQDLHKSAFESEVSEISISQSEINLALRNLRAWMKDEKVPKNLATQLDSAFIRKEPFGLVLVIAPWNYPVNLTLVPLVGALAAGNCVVLKPSEFSRSTEKVLAEVLPRYLDQSCFAVVLGGPQETGQLLEHKFDYIFFTGSPRVGRIVMSAAAKHLTPVTLELGGKNPCYVDDDCDPQTVANRLAWFRYFNTGQTCVAPDYVLCSPDTQERLLPALRSAITRFYGEDPRSSPNLGRIISDKHFQRLRGLLGCGHVAIGGQSDESERYIAPTVLVDVEETEPVMQEEIFGPILPIVNVRSLDEAIDFINRREKPLALYAFSNNKQLSFQPQDPS
- the ALDH3B1 gene encoding aldehyde dehydrogenase family 3 member B1 isoform X9 — protein: MSAAAKHLTPVTLELGGKNPCYVDDDCDPQTVANRLAWFRYFNTGQTCVAPDYVLCSPDTQERLLPALRSAITRFYGEDPRSSPNLGRIISDKHFQRLRGLLGCGHVAIGGQSDESERYIAPTVLVDVEETEPVMQEEIFGPILPIVNVRSLDEAIDFINRREKPLALYAFSNNKQVVKRVLAQTSSGSFCGNDGFMHLTLDSLPFGGVGASGMGSYHGKFSFDTFSHHRACLLRCPGMEKIYSIRYPPYSPRKLRVLLMAMEARGCSCTLL